The following nucleotide sequence is from Chloracidobacterium validum.
CCCGGCAAATGTCTCAGCATCAAAGCGATACAGAATCGCGCCCGAAGCCGCGACGCCCTGCATCCCGGCCAAGTCGCGCTGCCAACCAGCATCGAGCGGACGCAGAAACAGCAGCACAACGTTGTAGCTCCCTGTCGGATAGCGCGCGACATCCGCTGCAATCGCCGCCAGCGATGGCGCGTAATAAACCCGTTTGCCGGAGAGTGCCAGCAGATGTGGTGGATCGGTAGGAATCTCAAAATCAGGTGAAAAAACAATATCGGCTTCGGTGACGGCCTGGCGCACAAAGGTTCCGAGCGGTTCGATGACCGGAGATGGCTCTGGGAAGAGCGTCCGAAAGCCAATGTGCGTCGGTATCACGTAGGCCAAGGCCAAAGCGAACAATCCGGCCGGAATACCCACCCGCCAGGCCGGACGAGCGGCCCACTGCGGCACAAGGCTTGTCAGCACGGTAAGCGGAAGCAAGACGAACGGCACCGTGGCAATCACCAGCGAAAACTTGAGGGCGCTGAAATCATGAATCGCCGAGTGATTGCGTAGCGCGTAAACTTGAAGGAAGCACGGAATGGTGATGAGCGTAAGCGTCCAGAAAGCCAGCTTCACGCCCGGCGTGGGCGACGCCCCCTGCGCCGCCTGCCACCATAGCCACCCACCTAGCCCGAGGCTCCCAACCAACGCCAGGAACGCCAAACCCGTCCCGGCCGCGCCAAACTGCGCCGGGATGTAGTCCCCCCAGAAGATTTGATTGAAACGCCCCGTGAAGTCCGCATTGACATCCGTTGCGCCAATCCGCTCCAGGAAACGCGCTTGCAAGCGGGGGAGCATACCCAAGGCGCAAAGCTGCACAAAGAACAAGAGCAATACCACCAAGCCACCCAGGCCAAAGCGGACACTCTGCCACAGCCACCGCCTGGGATTGACCCAGGGCAGTGGCAGATCGCCAGTCGTCAGCCGTTTGACATAGGCAACCGCCGTCAGACACAGAAAAAGCCAGTCGCAGGCAACGCCCCAGGCCATCACCAGTGCCAGCCATCGGTCGCAACCGGCGCGCGCCGGTGGGAACGCATCCCGGAGGGCTTCAAGAAGCACGAACAACACAAACGGCAGCAGCACGGCCTGGTCGGCAAAGTACACGTTCTGATGCCAATACAGTGAACCTGGCAGCAGCAACTCCAGCACCAGCGGCACGGACGCCAACAGGGTCACGGTTACACGGTCAAGCCCCAGCCGGCGCAGCGCCAGAAAGCTTACCACTCCCAAGGTCAGCGCAATGAGAACGTGATTGATGAGATTCCATTCCATTACGCTGCGGACGGTCGGCTCTCCGTCGCGCAGGACGCCATAGAGATAGGCTGAGAGGACAAAGCCCGGTGGATACGACACGTACGGGTTGCGGCTCGTCAGCGTGGGAAACTCAACGGACTTGGGTTCGTTGAGGAGCGCGAAATAGAGCGTCCAGGGGCCTTCAGTGTGCCAAGCGCGGGCAAACCGCAGGGTATTGGCTGTCAACCACTGATGATGCTCAAAGCTCAGCCGCCCAAACCAAGGGCGTCGCGCCTCCACCGTGTAGGCAAACACGCCCAGCGCCACGACCACCAAAACCAGCCCGGCGGCTATCGTTTTTGGGTGAAAGGGAAGCCGAGGCTTGCGCGACATGATCTACGTGCTTGGCGCTGTCCGCGCCCTCCCTTGGATGTGCCGAGCGGGGCAGCTCACACTTTGGGAAGCGCTCGGCCAGCCGCTACCGACCGCTCCCAACCCGCCTCTCGATCATCAAATGAACAGCGGGGCCATGACGAGCGTAATCGTCGCCAACAGCTTGATGAGCACGTGCAACGACGGTCCGGCCGTGTCCTTGAACGGATCGCCTACGGTATCTCCCACCACAGCGGCCTTGTGCGCATCGCTGCGCTTACCACCATAAGCGCCGGTCTCGATGTACTTTTTGGCGTTATCCCACGCCCCACCACCGTTGTTGAGGAACAGGGCCATCAGGATGCCAACAATCGTGCCAACCAACAGTAAGCCGCCAACGACCTCTGCGCCGGTAGCGCTGGTCGAAGCCATGCCCTGCGAAATGTAGATTTGGCGAAACACGACGCCAACGATGATGGGCGTGAGCACCACGAGCGCGCCCGGTAGCACCATTTGCTTGAGCGCGCCACGGGTCACGATGTCCACACAGTGGCCATAGTCCGGCTTGCTCGTGCCTTTCATGATGCCCGGATTGCTCTTGAATTGCCGCCGGACTTCCGTGATGACATCCTGCGCCACCGCGCCGACGGCCTTGATCGCCAGCGAAGCAAACAGCATCACCAGCATGGCGCCGATCATGGCTCCGATGAACACTTCCGGCTTGGCAATATCAATGCGTTCGAGCGTCGGCCCATAGGTGAACGGCCAGTAACTGCGCACTTCATCCAGATAGGCTGAAAACAACAAAAAGGCCGCCAATGCCGCCGAACCAACCGCGTACCCCTTCGTAAGCGCCTTGGTCGTATTGCCCACGGCATCGAGGCGGTCAGTTTTCTCGCGCACATCGTCTGGCTGGTCGGACATTTCAACGATGCCGCCCGCGTTGTCCGTAATCGGGCCGAACGTATCCATGGCCAGAATGTAGCCGGCCGTCCCTAGCATCCCCATCGTTGCGGCGGCTGTCCCAAAGAGTCCGGCTTTGGCAAAACCGGAGTTCATGCCGAGGTAGTAAGAAGTCAACACCGCGATTGCAATCACAATGACCGGAATGGCGGTGGATTCCAAGCCAACGGCAATGCCCATGATGACATTCGTGGCGGGGCCGGTCTTCGAGGCGTCAGCAATGGACTTCACCGGTCGGTAGCGATATTCCGTGTAGTACTGCGTGATGAAGACAAAGGCCAGCGATGTCAAAATGCCAACGACGCCACAGGCAAAGAAGCTCAGGTAGGCATTGGGCGCGGCGGTGCTTGACAGCAGCCACTTCGAGGCAATGAAAAAGCCGACCGTCGCCAGCACGCAGGTGACATAAAAGCCGCGATTGAGCGCTTTCATCGGATCGGACTTCTCATCCGTTCGCACCACCATAACACCCACCATCGAGGCAAGCAGCCCGAACGCGCCTACCACCAGCGGGTACAGCAGCACGCCCAGTTGCTGGGATTTTTCAAAGGCAGTGGCATTGGCGGCAAACAGTGACGATGCCAAAATCAGCACGCCAATGTTTTCCGCCGCCATGGATTCAAACAAGTCGGCGCCGCGCCCAGCGCAGTCACCGACGTTGTCGCCAACCAAGTCGGCAATCACGGCCGGGTTGCGGGGGTCGTCTTCGGGAATGCCGGCTTCGACCTTGCCGACCAAGTCAGCACCCACGTCGGCTGCCTTGGTGTAGATACCACCGCCCAACTGCGCAAACAGCGCCACAAAAGAGGCCCCAAAGCCGTAACCCGCGATCAGCAATGGAATCTTTCCCATGTCGGTGATGTTGAGCAGGTTCACAACCGTAAAGAGTCCGGCAACGCCGAGCAGGGAAAGCGCAACCACCAGCAGTCCGGCGACCGCTCCACCCCGCAGCGCGGCTTGCAACGCCCCGTTCAGGCTGGTCCTGGCCGCCGAGGCCGTGCGGATGTTCGTCCGAATCGAAATCCACATACCGATGTAACCCGACGCCACCGAGCAGGCTGCGCCCAACAAAAACGAAACCACGGTCACGAGCGCCAGCACCCGCGGGTCTTTCACCGGGTCGTTCATGCTGGGTGCGCGCACGAAGGCGTAGAGAATAAAGATCAGTGCCGCAAGCGCCACGGCCAAATAGGCAATGGTGACATTTTGACGCCGTAAGAAGGCTTCCGCGCCTTCCTTGATGGCGTCGGAGATGTTCCGCATGGCGTCGGTTCCGGTTTCAAGCGCCAGCACGTTCTTGGCGAGGAAGCCGGCAAAGCCAAGCGCGACAATGGTGAATCCAAAAATGACAGCGTATTCCATAAATGACCAAACCCGCAGCGTGGCGCGTACCACCCCCCTGCCAGGCTTTGTTCCTTTCAATCCAGAGACGGTGAGCAAAAGGTAAACTTTATAACAGTTTATCGGCACGCTTCAACCATCCGTGATGGCTTCAGCCAAGCGCGCGCTTTTTTCGAGGAGAACTCACCGCGTGGACGTGTTCCGCGCAACGTCGGCGCTAAACCACGCAGCCGCAACCAACGTGAGCAGGTAGGGCAAGGCCAAAAACAGTTGGTAGGGGATCGCTTCCAAACCCAGTGCTTGCAAACGGAATTGCAGGGCGCTGGCTGCGCCGAACACCAGTGAAGCCAGCAGGACGCCGCCGGGATGGCGTCGGCCGACGATCACAATCGCCAGCGCAATGAAGCCGCGTCCGGCGGTCATACCTTCGACGAAGGTATTGGAGAGACCAAGCGCCAGATACCCACCGGCCAATCCGCAGAGGCCGCCGCTCACCAGCAATGCCACCCAACGCAGCCACACGACACTCAGCCCGACACTCATCGCTGCTGCCGGGTTTTCACCCGCCGCGCGCAGGCTTCGCCCGTAAGAGGTACGGAAAAGCCAATACCAAGCGCCAAGGCTGAGCGCGAGCGCCACCGGGGGCACACTCCAAATGGGTAGCGTTGAAACGATAAAAGCCGCATTGGAGTCGCCGACCAGCTCACGGCGCGCGACGGCGGTTGCGCCAAGGGCAAAGATGTTGAGCGCCGTGCCGACCAGCAGCGCATCATAGCGCCCATTCACCGTTAGAGCCGCGAAAACGGCCGTCAGCGCGATGCCTCCCACGACCGCTGCCGACAAACCCAGCCAGGGGTTGGTTGTTGCGTAGCACAGGGCAACGCCCGTGAACGCCGCCACGAGCATGACCCCCTCGATGCCAATGTTGACCACGCCAGCTCGCTCAGAAACAGCCTCTCCAAGGGCTGCCAACATCAGCGGCGTGGCAAGCGTCAAGGTGGTTATGGCAAACGCGGCGAGAACATCCATGGGGTGACGGTTACGGCAGATGGCTGCCCAAGGCTTCCAATTTTTTCAGCCACTTATCGAAATGTGGGCAAGCCGTCCGAATCGCCTCGATGCCGATTTTGTTCAAAATGAGGGGGCCGTCACTGGCTTCCTTGTAGTTCGCTACCAACCGAGCCAACTGGGCCTTGGGGTGCGTTTTCTTGCCATTGTTGATCAGTTCCGGTTCGCCCGCTCTGTCTACGATGGACTGGAGCTTGTTTGCCAGGCCGGGAGTTCCAAAATGCTGTGCTGTCACTTGCGGCGAGCTAAAGAGCCAGGCTTCAAACTCATGCAGCGCCAGAAAAGGAATGAAACGCCCGTGGTTCATCTTTTGCGCGAGGTGGTCTTCCAAGCAAGCCACCCTCGCGCGCACGCCGGCACTTTTTTTCATGGCTTGCAGTCCTGGAAAATCACTTGGAAGTCCATAGAAATCAAGCAACGTGGTTATCCACGCATTGGTATCTCCGGCCAGACGCTTGAGGTTGCCAAAAATTTGATTCCAACTCGATGCCCCACCTTGGAAACCACCACCTGCTGGCAAACGTTTCGTCCACAACACGACTGCCTCTGCATATACGTTTTGCCTGGCCAGGTACGGACCTAGCGTTCGCTTGACAAAAGTTTCTTCACTCTGGCCTTCGACCAGTATCAGCAACCGGATCAAGGACGACCTCCAAGGATATTTTTTTCCCAAAGCTCACCCAGGCTGTACGTGGCCAGCCAATCTCGAAGCACCTCTTCATCCAATCGCTTGAACGTTGTCTTTAGCCCGTCATGCTCAGCGACGATGATCTGATGTGGCGCGAAGTGATTGAGCAGCGTCACCGACTGCGTGGCAAGAATCACCTGCCCACGCTTTGAAGCCGCCTCCAACATTTCGGCCAGAACCCGAATGGCAAAGGGATGTAAGCCTAGTTCTGGCTCGTCAAGCAAAATCAGGGCCGGGAGAGACGGCTGTAACAAGAGCGTTGCCAGGCACATGAAACGCAGCGTGCCGTCTGACAGGGCGTAAGCGTCAAAGTACGCATCCGAGCCTTTCTGACGCCATTCCAGCTTGATTTTCCGCTCATTCAGCTTAGATGGCGCCAGCACGAAACCTTCAAAGAAGGGAGCAACAAGCTGGACATGCTCCTCGATGTGGCGAAATTCGTTTGGATGTTTTTCCTGCAACCAGTACAGATATGCAGGCAGATTCGCTCCATCAGAACGGAGAAACCGATTGTCCTCTACATCAGCCGCCTGTTTGACCGGAGAAGCATCAGATGTATCGTGGAAGTGATAGACGACCAAGTCCCGCGCGATAGGAAACACATACTTTGGGATTTTGTTTTTGTAACCAATAGCTGCTTCCTCCAGTTGACTCTCCCTGTGGCCAACGGCAATTGGCTCCCGGTAGCTCCAAAAACCGCTGTATTCAACGCTCTCATGTTCAAAAACCAGCGTGTCTTGCACGGCCATGAGCTTGAATCCGTAGGCGTTTCTAGCGAAGGTAAGGTCAAGGGAAAGCGCCGGGGTGACTTTGCGGCCGTGATGGAGAAAGCGGTCCGGCATGCTCGCCACGTACAACTGTAGGTTGTGCGAGAGCACACGCTCCAGAAGCTTGAAGACACCGATGAAGTTTGATTTGCCTGAACCGTTCGCGCCGATGACCACGTTGAGGTCACCAAGCGTTAGCTCGGCGCTGGCAATGGATTTGAAACCTGCAATGCTGATCTTACGCAGGGTACGCACGGGGTTCTGGCCATCCGCTCAACAACATAGCCAGCCATCGGTGGCGTTCATCGGTGGTGTTGGTCGTGGATCGACGCTTTCGACACCGGCCAGGGTTGGCTGCCACGTATAGGCTAGGCGCTGCCGGAATTCAAACCGGCTTGGCCCAGAATGGGCTTGCCGTGGCTCGGAGTAAAGCGCCTTGCTATCCTGACGTAAAGACCGATATCACAAGAAGACTGGCATCACAAAAAAAGCGGCATCAGAAGTGGATTCCGATGCCGCAAAGCCAGACTGGTAAAGCTCACCCGCCATCCATTCTAGCGATGCGCGTTACTGGCATGTTGCCAGTGGGTAAAAGTTTTTGCTTTCTGTCCCAAGCTAGGGCTGACGCTCGCCGGAGCGGGATGGCGGGGTTGGCGGTCGAGATTCACTTCCCGGACGCGGACGCGGCCTGACGTCCATCGCCACCGGGCGCGCTTCCGAAGCCTTGGGCGTGCCAGTCGCGGAAGCCGTAGCCGCTGGCGAACCGGCCGCCGGCGTGCCATCTCCGCCCATGCTCCGCGCCATGCCGGTTGCCACGGCTTCAAACGCCAGAATGCCGTTGGTTAGGCTGGCGTTGACGAACTGCGCCGTAAGGGTGGGTAACTCAGCCACGCCTTTCTGCTGGACGGTTTCAATGCCGTTGAGCAGAGCCGCATAGCCATGGCGGGCGTGGTTGAGGAAATCTTCTGATGCGGCCGCAACCATCCGCAACCAAAGCTGAAGCCCTTCACCAAGCGTCAACTTTTCAAACTGGGCAGCGATGTCGAACCGCTTCGCCGCCGGTAAGGTAAAGGTTAGGTCTTTCTGCACTTGGGCGCAGCAGGCCAGTCGCCGGCCGGCAGCCAGGTCTTCTGGGTCGAACCACCGGCGCTCCTTGGCGTCCGGGTCGGACAGTGCGGCCGCAGTCGTGGCGTCCACCCGAACTTCACAGGTCTGGCAGATCCCATGGCCGCCACAAAAGTGGAGCAGTGGTTGACCGGCTTGCTGTGCCGCGCTGAGCAGCGTCGCCCCAGGCGCGACTTCGACGGTCTGCCCGGATGGCTGGAAGGTCACGGTTGGCATAGGCGCTTCTCACCAAAAATCCAAAAATGATAACCAAGAGAAAGCCAGGGACGCGCGGGGCCTTCTCGACGCTTTCACAGCCTAGCCCAGCCGCTTTGCGTTTTGGAAGCCGTGAAATCAAAAGCGCTTCCTGTTACAACATAGCGTCGTGCGCCCGACGGAAATGCGGGCGACGACTTGCCATTTCACACCCGATTGCCTCTGACACTATGCCCTACGACTTGCCGAAAGCCTACGACCCAACCCAGATCGAACAAAAGTGGTACCCTTTTTGGGAACAGGGTGGCTATTTTCAGCCCCAGGGCGACGGAAAGCCCTTTTGCATCGTCATTCCGCCGCCGAATGTTACCGGTTCGCTCCACATGGGCCATGCCCTCCAGCATGCCCTGATGGATGTCCTGACGCGCTGGCGCCGGATGCAGGGCCGGCGCGCGCTGTGGCTTCCCGGCACCGACCACGCCGGCATTGCCACCCAGATGGTCGTCGAGAAAAAACTTGCCGCCGAGGGCATCAAACGCACTGACCTGACCCGTGACGACTTCGAGGCTCGCGTTTGGGACTGGAAGGCCGAGTCCGGCGGCACCATCCAACGCCAAATGCGCTTGGAAGGCGTAAGCGTGGACTGGTCACGCGAACGCTTTACGCTGGATGAAGGATTGAGCCGCGCCGTTCGGGAGGTCTTCGTTCGCCTGTATGAAGAGGGCCGCATCTACCGTGGATCCTACATGGTCAACTGGTCGCCCAAACTGCAAACTGCGGTATCTGACCTGGAAGTTGAAATGAAAGAGGTCAAGGGCAAGCTCTATCACCTTGCCTACCCCGTTGTGGGCCGGGACGAAACCCTGGTGGTCGCTACCACGCGCCCGGAGACCATGCTCGGCGACACTGCGGTGGCCGTTCACCCGACGGACGAACGCTACCGCCACCTCATCGGAGCGCGGGTTCGGCTGCCGCTGGTGGGGCGCGAAATCCCAATCGTCGCTGATGAATTTGTGGAAATCGGCTTTGGAACCGGCGCGGTCAAAGTCACCCCCGCCCACGATCCAAATGACTTCGAACTCGGCAAGCGCCATAACCTTGAACTCGTTGTCGTCATTGGCAAGGACGGCACAATGACCGAAGAAGCTGGGGCAGCGTTTGCCGGACTGGATCGGTTCAAAGCCCGCGAAAAGGTCGCGCAACAGCTCGAAGCCGCCGGCGCATTGGTCAAGATCGAGGATTACACCCACAATGTCGGGCACTGCCAACGCTCCGGGGTTCCGATTGAGCCGCTGGTGTCGGAGCAATGGTTCTTGGACGTCAAGCCCCTCGCCGAAGTCGCCATTCAAGCCGTCCGCGACGGCCGCACACGGTTTATTCCCAGCTCATGGGAAAAGGTGTACTTCGACTGGATGGAAAACATCCGCCCGTGGTGCATCTCGCGGCAGTTGTGGTGGGGACACCGCATTCCAGCCTGGTACGCCGACGACGGACGGTTTGCCGTTGCCCGCTCTGAAGCTGAAGCGCGTCAAAAACTGGAGCTTCCAGATGACGCGCCCATGACGCAGGATGCCGATGTCCTCGACACTTGGTTTTCCTCTGCACTGTGGGCATTTTCGACCTTTGGCTGGACAGGCGACCCAACCCGCGACGCCGCCAATCCCGACCTACAAACGTTCACGCCGACGGATGTGCTCGTCACCGGCTTTGACATCATCTTCTTCTGGGTAGCCCGGATGATGATGATGAGCCTGCACTTTACCGGTGATGTTCCCTTTCGCACGGTGTTCGTCACTGGCTTGGTGCGCGATGCCCAGGGGCAAAAAATGTCAAAGACCAAAGGGAATGTCGTTGACCCACTCGAAGTCTTCGAGAAGTACGGCACCGACGCCGTGCGGTTTTCGCTCGTCTCGGCCGTCACCGGCGCCAATGACATCAAGCTTCAGGAAAGCAAGATGGAAGCGGCACGCAACTTTGCCAACAAGATTTGGAACGCCACGCGCTTTACCCTCGGCAATCTCGACGACCACCTGGAACAACCCACTTGGCAAAGCACGCCAAGCCTGGCCGACCGATGGATCAAGTCGCGCTTGACGCGCGTTACCCAGGAAGTGACTGATGCGCTTGAAAGTTTTCGTTTTCATGACGCAACGCTGACGCTTTACAAGTTCTTCTGGAATGACTTCTGCGACTGGTACATCGAGTTGGTCAAGCCGGTGGTTTCCGCGCCGGAAGACACGCCGGAGCGGTCAGCCACCCGCGGCCGACTGGCGGCTATCCTGGAGCAGGCGTTACGCCTCTTGCATCCGTTCATGCCGTTCATCACCGAGGAACTTTGGCAGCAAGTGAGTCGGCAGGCGTGGCCAGACGGTCAACGCCCGACCAGCCTGTGCATCGCGCCCTACCCTGAAGCGGACATAGCGAACCTTGACCCGGCAGCCGAGCGCGAGATGGAAGCGGTTATCAACCTGATTAGTCGAGTGCGGAATATCCGCGCCGAAATGAACCTCCCGCCGAGCGCCCAAGTCGAGCTTCATGTGGCTGCCCCGGCGCCACTGCGCGCCATCTTCACCGCCCAGCAGGGCGCGATTACGCGGCTGGCACGGGCCGCGGCCGTCATCGGACATGAAACCCTGCCCGACCTTGGCTTTTGCGCTCGCAGTGTCACGCCCGAAGGCGTCAACCTTGCCCTACCACTCGCCGACCTCGTGGATGCCAACACCGAGCGCGCGCGTCTGGAACGGGAAATCACCAAGCGCGAAAAGGAACTCAACCAGCTTTTAGAAACGATTCACCGGCCGGGTTTTGCCGAGCGCGCCGCCCCGGAAGTCGTGGCCGAAAAGCAGGAACAGCGGGGGGCACTGGAAACCCAACTGGCGGCACTGCGCGACACCCTGGCGACGTTTGGCTGATGCTGGCGGACAGCGACGCCGGGCGCGTCGGCAAGCGTACGTTGCAGCTCGCGCCCAAGGTGATAGTCTCCGGCGTTCTCAATCACCCAGCCCCCATACGTACACTTCTCTCTGAAGAGGCTTTTCTGAGATATGACAGCAACAGCATTGGCAACCACTACGGGCGGACGCCCACGGGTTATCATCTGCGGCGGTGGGCTGGCCGGACTTGCGGCGGCCAAAACGCTCGTGGATAACGGTCTGGAAGTCGAGTTACTGGAACAGCGCCCCATCCTGGGCGGGAAGGTGTCCGCGTGGAAAGATGCCGATGGCGACTGGATTGAAACCGGACTCCATGTGTTCTTTGGCGCCTATGTCGAGATTTATGAACTGATGAAAGAACTCGGCATCTACAACCGGATTTTGTGGAAAGAGCACAAGCTCACCTACACGCTCGACCGGGGCGAGCGCTTCAGCTTCCGCACGACCAAGCTCCCCTCACCGCTGCACCTGCTGCCGGCGGTTTTTGAGAACCATTACTTCTCGTTGCCGGAGAAGCTCACGCTCGGCAAGTCGCTCTTCCCGATGGTTTTTGGTAACGATCAGTACATGGCCGAACAGGATCGTTACACGTACCAGGAGTGGCATCGGCGGTGGGGCATCAACGAACGCATGCTCAAGAAAATGTTTCTTCCGATGACACTTTCACTAAAGTTCATGCCGCCGGAAGAAATCTCGGCCAAGGTCGTGCTGGACGTTGCCGGCACGTTCCTG
It contains:
- a CDS encoding sodium-translocating pyrophosphatase, producing the protein MEYAVIFGFTIVALGFAGFLAKNVLALETGTDAMRNISDAIKEGAEAFLRRQNVTIAYLAVALAALIFILYAFVRAPSMNDPVKDPRVLALVTVVSFLLGAACSVASGYIGMWISIRTNIRTASAARTSLNGALQAALRGGAVAGLLVVALSLLGVAGLFTVVNLLNITDMGKIPLLIAGYGFGASFVALFAQLGGGIYTKAADVGADLVGKVEAGIPEDDPRNPAVIADLVGDNVGDCAGRGADLFESMAAENIGVLILASSLFAANATAFEKSQQLGVLLYPLVVGAFGLLASMVGVMVVRTDEKSDPMKALNRGFYVTCVLATVGFFIASKWLLSSTAAPNAYLSFFACGVVGILTSLAFVFITQYYTEYRYRPVKSIADASKTGPATNVIMGIAVGLESTAIPVIVIAIAVLTSYYLGMNSGFAKAGLFGTAAATMGMLGTAGYILAMDTFGPITDNAGGIVEMSDQPDDVREKTDRLDAVGNTTKALTKGYAVGSAALAAFLLFSAYLDEVRSYWPFTYGPTLERIDIAKPEVFIGAMIGAMLVMLFASLAIKAVGAVAQDVITEVRRQFKSNPGIMKGTSKPDYGHCVDIVTRGALKQMVLPGALVVLTPIIVGVVFRQIYISQGMASTSATGAEVVGGLLLVGTIVGILMALFLNNGGGAWDNAKKYIETGAYGGKRSDAHKAAVVGDTVGDPFKDTAGPSLHVLIKLLATITLVMAPLFI
- a CDS encoding ABC transporter permease, translated to MDVLAAFAITTLTLATPLMLAALGEAVSERAGVVNIGIEGVMLVAAFTGVALCYATTNPWLGLSAAVVGGIALTAVFAALTVNGRYDALLVGTALNIFALGATAVARRELVGDSNAAFIVSTLPIWSVPPVALALSLGAWYWLFRTSYGRSLRAAGENPAAAMSVGLSVVWLRWVALLVSGGLCGLAGGYLALGLSNTFVEGMTAGRGFIALAIVIVGRRHPGGVLLASLVFGAASALQFRLQALGLEAIPYQLFLALPYLLTLVAAAWFSADVARNTSTR
- a CDS encoding DUF4276 family protein → MGKKYPWRSSLIRLLILVEGQSEETFVKRTLGPYLARQNVYAEAVVLWTKRLPAGGGFQGGASSWNQIFGNLKRLAGDTNAWITTLLDFYGLPSDFPGLQAMKKSAGVRARVACLEDHLAQKMNHGRFIPFLALHEFEAWLFSSPQVTAQHFGTPGLANKLQSIVDRAGEPELINNGKKTHPKAQLARLVANYKEASDGPLILNKIGIEAIRTACPHFDKWLKKLEALGSHLP
- a CDS encoding AAA family ATPase — its product is MRTLRKISIAGFKSIASAELTLGDLNVVIGANGSGKSNFIGVFKLLERVLSHNLQLYVASMPDRFLHHGRKVTPALSLDLTFARNAYGFKLMAVQDTLVFEHESVEYSGFWSYREPIAVGHRESQLEEAAIGYKNKIPKYVFPIARDLVVYHFHDTSDASPVKQAADVEDNRFLRSDGANLPAYLYWLQEKHPNEFRHIEEHVQLVAPFFEGFVLAPSKLNERKIKLEWRQKGSDAYFDAYALSDGTLRFMCLATLLLQPSLPALILLDEPELGLHPFAIRVLAEMLEAASKRGQVILATQSVTLLNHFAPHQIIVAEHDGLKTTFKRLDEEVLRDWLATYSLGELWEKNILGGRP
- a CDS encoding 2Fe-2S iron-sulfur cluster-binding protein; this encodes MPTVTFQPSGQTVEVAPGATLLSAAQQAGQPLLHFCGGHGICQTCEVRVDATTAAALSDPDAKERRWFDPEDLAAGRRLACCAQVQKDLTFTLPAAKRFDIAAQFEKLTLGEGLQLWLRMVAAASEDFLNHARHGYAALLNGIETVQQKGVAELPTLTAQFVNASLTNGILAFEAVATGMARSMGGDGTPAAGSPAATASATGTPKASEARPVAMDVRPRPRPGSESRPPTPPSRSGERQP
- a CDS encoding valine--tRNA ligase codes for the protein MPYDLPKAYDPTQIEQKWYPFWEQGGYFQPQGDGKPFCIVIPPPNVTGSLHMGHALQHALMDVLTRWRRMQGRRALWLPGTDHAGIATQMVVEKKLAAEGIKRTDLTRDDFEARVWDWKAESGGTIQRQMRLEGVSVDWSRERFTLDEGLSRAVREVFVRLYEEGRIYRGSYMVNWSPKLQTAVSDLEVEMKEVKGKLYHLAYPVVGRDETLVVATTRPETMLGDTAVAVHPTDERYRHLIGARVRLPLVGREIPIVADEFVEIGFGTGAVKVTPAHDPNDFELGKRHNLELVVVIGKDGTMTEEAGAAFAGLDRFKAREKVAQQLEAAGALVKIEDYTHNVGHCQRSGVPIEPLVSEQWFLDVKPLAEVAIQAVRDGRTRFIPSSWEKVYFDWMENIRPWCISRQLWWGHRIPAWYADDGRFAVARSEAEARQKLELPDDAPMTQDADVLDTWFSSALWAFSTFGWTGDPTRDAANPDLQTFTPTDVLVTGFDIIFFWVARMMMMSLHFTGDVPFRTVFVTGLVRDAQGQKMSKTKGNVVDPLEVFEKYGTDAVRFSLVSAVTGANDIKLQESKMEAARNFANKIWNATRFTLGNLDDHLEQPTWQSTPSLADRWIKSRLTRVTQEVTDALESFRFHDATLTLYKFFWNDFCDWYIELVKPVVSAPEDTPERSATRGRLAAILEQALRLLHPFMPFITEELWQQVSRQAWPDGQRPTSLCIAPYPEADIANLDPAAEREMEAVINLISRVRNIRAEMNLPPSAQVELHVAAPAPLRAIFTAQQGAITRLARAAAVIGHETLPDLGFCARSVTPEGVNLALPLADLVDANTERARLEREITKREKELNQLLETIHRPGFAERAAPEVVAEKQEQRGALETQLAALRDTLATFG